TTCCACCGCCTTTATTTCCTCGCCCAATCTTGAAAAATCGGCTGATAGAATAGAGGGAGCAACAAGCACCATGGAAACAGAATCCACCGATATTTTAATAGTTTGTGGAAAGACGTTGCAAAGCACAAAAATTTAAAAACTTTTTTTGGTATTGTATGTCATGAAAGTCATTGCTTTCTCTGCCGTTTTGATAATAATTTTTGCAGGCATTTCTCCCGGTATTGTTTATGGAACCCATGAAAAAGTCAGGGTTATATGTTACAAAGGAATGGGTACAGAAGAAAAAGAGATAGATTACAGCACTTTTAATATAATTAAGCAAATGGCGGATAAAATAAGGAATGGCGGGGATAACAGGGAGGAGTATATCGAGGAGTTGAGAAAATTTCTGGCGGAGAAAAACATAATTGAAATACCAGAACTGAATATTAAGAATGGACCTTCATGGTTAAACAATTTTCTCTGCTATGTGGTTGGCTACGGTGAAATAATAACCGTGCAACCCTTTGAGATACCACTGCTTGTTTTGGTTGGCATATCCATGATTCTACAATCATTTTTCCCGGCAATGGAATGGCTCACCGATTTCCTGTTTTTTAATATTTTCGGAATGTTATCCCTAAAACTTCCGCGTTTCTTCATGCCGGTGGTATATTTCACCACCGTTCCTTATGGTAGGTTTGAGATTGATGCATATGGAATCAATGGAGGAATTGGCTACTACATGTACGGAATAATGTTCGGCTTTACAGGAATAAAATTACTTTATGGGGATGAGAATTTTAAGGAAATCCTCATGTTTGGTACATGTCTGGCAATTTCAGGTCCAGATTCCTGATTCATTGTCTATGAAATGAAATCGGCGATATATCCACCTTCTTCCAGATTTTCCAAGCAAACGTAGGGAAATTGCCCATTACCTGTATAAAACTTAAAAAGCAATTGTTCCATCACCTTCCATGGATAACAGGGTGCTCATTGTGGTTGACCATCGGGAACGCTATTCGGGCATCGCCTCCCTCCTTGCAGAGATGGGGGCGGAAATAACAGAGGAACAGCTTGCAGTGGGCGACTACATACTCAGCGACAGAATGGCTGTTGAAAGGAAAAGGGCAACGGATTTTCTTGATTCCCTTATTAAAAAAAGGCTTTTTGACCAGATAGGGCGGCTTGCAGATGCATACCAGAGACCTGTTCTGCTTATTGAAGGAGAGGGGCTTTTTTCCAGAAATGTGAATATCAGGGCAATATACGGGGCGATGGCTTCGATAATAGCAGATTACGGATTTTCTGTTGTCACCACAAGAAATGCCGAGGAGACAGCCCGCATTCTTTACGCCATGGCAGGCAGGGAGCAGTTGAAGGTGAAGAAGGAGGTTGCTCTGAGGGGAAATAAGCATCTTCTCTCCCTGAAGGAAAAGCAGCAGTACATAATAGAAGGACTGCCTTTTATTTCCGCCGTCTCTGCAAAAAAGTTGCTGGATTATTTTGGCTCGGTGAGACGTGTAATCAATGCCACTGAGAAAGAGCTGTGTGAGGTAGAAGGAATAGGAAAGAAAAAGGCAAAGCTCATAAAAGAAGTCATAGATATGAAGTGGGAAGAAGAATAGCTATGCAACAAAGCTGTCGAGCTTCGTCTGCCCTTTTTTATCCACCTTTTTAATGACAATTTTTTTTCCTGCATGCGCCTCCAGTTCTTTTTTCAGTTTGTATATCTGCCGATGCATTTTCTTCTCTTTATTTATACTGCTCCAGTAATATGCCTCATCTCTTGAACCCCTCATTATCAAAATTATCACATCCCCGGGCATGCCATCGCGTGCAGTTCTCCCTCTCCGCTGTATGTATCGGATTGCGGAGGGCACGGGCTCGTAAAAAAGGACGAGAGTTGTTGAAGGTATGTCTATTCCCTCTTCGCCTATGCTCGTGGAAACCAGCACGTTGAATTTTCCATCTCTGAAA
This Candidatus Bipolaricaulota bacterium DNA region includes the following protein-coding sequences:
- a CDS encoding ribulose-phosphate 3-epimerase, which produces MVLVAPSILSADFSRLGEEIKAVE